The segment TCACGCCGGCACTGTCGTAGATCCGGTCGACCGTCTGGTAGGAAAACAACGCGTGATCGGCACTGGCGCGGCCGGCGGTGAGACCGCCGTTCGAGGCGAGAAAAAGCCACAGATCCGACGGACTGACGACGTTCATCAGGAACGGCGGCAGCCGGTCGCAATGTTGAAGGCGGTAAAACCGGCCTCCGAACGCGTCGACAAACGCGCCCTCACTGGTGGCGCGCGCGGGCGGTTCGGGCGAGAGGGAGATCATGGAAAAATGAGCACAGAAAATCTGGACTCCCGGCGGACGGGAATCGGAGGAAAGGCCGGAACCGGCGCCGATGAGCGGCTACGGTGTCGCCGCGCGGCGGGCCCAGGCTGCTCCAGGGCGGGTCGCGGCCGGCAGGGGGCGAACGGGGATTGACGACGAAAAAGTCATGAGACGATCGCGCCGCTCGGCGCCGGGCCGATGGTCGCGCCATCGACCAGCCGGGCCTCGACGAGGATTTTGCGGCGCGGGGAATTCGGATGCAGGATACGGCTCACCAGCCGTGCGACCGCGGAGGAGCCGATGTCGGCGTGCGGCACCGCCATCGAGGCGACCTGCGGCAGCCCGGCGGGCGGTTCGAGGCCGTCGAACCCGGTGACGGAGCAATCCTGCGGCACGCGAATGCCGCGCGCCTGCAGTTCCCGAATGAGATGGTAAGCCTGGTGATCGGCGGCGCAGACCCACGCGGTGATCCGCTCCTGCGCCATCAGTTGCACGACCCGGTCGGGAATCGCCGGTCCCAGTTCGGAGAGGTGCGGCACCTGGCGGCTGATGTTGATCGACCAATCGGGACGGAATTCGAGCCCGAGTTGAAAGAGCGCCTCGACGTAGCCGCCGAAACGCCGGATCGACCAGTGACCGCCGACGGGGTAGTCCCATGTGACGAAACCGATCCGCCGGTGTCCCTGGTCGCGGAGCCTCGTGACGAGTGTGAGAATCGCGGCGGAGTCATCCGTATCGATCGTGTCGACACCCGCGGACGCGTAGCTTTCGAGGACCGCGACGGTGGAGATCTTGCGCGAGATGACCTCGACGGCGACTTCCGGGAAAGGGTAGATCAGGACGGTGCCGCGCCAGTCGCCCGCGCGGATGTGCCGGAAAATGCTTTGACGTTTCGAGGTGGGATCGAGCAGCGCGGGTTTCTCGAAGCAGACGTCGATCGCCAGGTGCTCGATCTCGGCGCGATCGCGAATGCCCTGAAGAATGAAAGGAAAGGTGGCCATCGCCACGTTCTCGGCCGGGACGCCGATGAGTACGCCGATGGTCGCCGGCTTGCTGCCGCGGGCGCGGCGCACACCGCGGGTGGGAATTCCGCGGTAGCCCATCTCCGCGGCGAGCGCCTGCACCCGCGCGCGTGTTTCCGCGCTGATTGCAGGATGGTTCGCCAAGCTCCGGGAGACCGTGGTCCGGGAGAGGTTCAGTTGCTCAGCGAGCCGTTGCTGGTTCAGGGAGCGGGACACGGCAAAAGAGCAGTCAATCCAAGCAGAAATCCGGATGGGGCATGTGCCGCACACTGTAAAGTAACTTTGCGATTACAAGAGAAAAATATCTGTGCACAAAAACGCTACATAAGGTGCATGAAATGCGGCGGCGGGCGGCGGGATCGATGGGAATTTCCGGACATTTACCTATGAGAAACGCCCCGGTTCAGAATACAATCGCCGTCAATTCAGCATGCACGAATCTGTGCACATTTATGTTGACACGCGCGGTCACGTCGCGCCCACTACGCGCCACATTGCCACCGCGTTCAGGTGCAATCCTCCTCAACCCCGAACCGCCCCGCTGAACGTTTTCTCCGCTTCCGCCCGCCCGCCCGAGCTGCTCAACGGAGGGCGTTGGAGGCTCCAAAAACAAGTCATGTCGGACTGTTCACTGACCCAACCCACCCCGCTCGTCCTACTCATGAAAACATCGCTTGTCCCGTTCCGGCGGGATCGCCTGCCCCTCGCGCTGCTGGTGTGCGCGCTCGTCGTTCCCGCCCCCTTGATCGCCCAAACCGCAGCGCCCGCCGATAGCGCGACCACCGCGTCCGTCGCCTCGGCCTCCGCGGGGGAATCCGACGCGATCGTGCTCTCACCGTTCACCGTCACCACCGACAAGGACCGGGGCTACAAGGCGACCAATGCCACCACCGGCACGCGCTTGAACGAGTCCATCAAGGACCTGCCGATGCCGATCGCGGTCATCACGGAGAAGTTCCTGCGCGACACGGGCTCGACCGATCTACGCCAGGCGCTCTCCTACACCTCCGCGATCCAGCTGCGCAGCCAGAACGACCAGGGCACGCCCGGCGGCGCGTATCAGGGTCCTGGCGGCGTGAACAATCCCGAGGGCGCGACGGCCAATCTTTCCGGCTCCTCCTACAAGATCCGGGGCTACATTACTGACACCGTTCTGCGCGACGGCTTCCGCCGCCAGCATGCAGTCGACTCGATCAACATCGGCCGCGTCGAGGTCGCCTTCGGCCCGACCGCGCTGCTCTACGGTATCGGTTCCTTCGGCGGCATCGTGAACTATCTGCCGAAGGCCCCCGAGGCGAAGCGCTTCTCCGAGGTCGCCGTCACCTACGGCAGCTACGACTTCAAGCGCGTCACGGTCGATACGACCGGCCCGATTACCGAGAAGTGGAATTTCAACTACCGCCTCACCGGCGCGTTGCAGGATCGGGAAGACTACACCGATTATCGGAAGGAAGACCACACCTTCATCTCGCCGGCGATCATGTTCGAGCCGACCAAGACGACCAAGGTCACCGCCGACTTCGAATACGGCAAGCAGACCGACAAGGGCGTCGGCTTCCAGCGCGTCCGCGCGATGACCGGCGTCAGTGGCGGCGACCAGGGCGAGCACGCCGACTTCTACACGCTGCCCGGCACCGATCCCTACACCTTCCG is part of the Opitutus terrae PB90-1 genome and harbors:
- a CDS encoding LacI family DNA-binding transcriptional regulator, giving the protein MSRSLNQQRLAEQLNLSRTTVSRSLANHPAISAETRARVQALAAEMGYRGIPTRGVRRARGSKPATIGVLIGVPAENVAMATFPFILQGIRDRAEIEHLAIDVCFEKPALLDPTSKRQSIFRHIRAGDWRGTVLIYPFPEVAVEVISRKISTVAVLESYASAGVDTIDTDDSAAILTLVTRLRDQGHRRIGFVTWDYPVGGHWSIRRFGGYVEALFQLGLEFRPDWSINISRQVPHLSELGPAIPDRVVQLMAQERITAWVCAADHQAYHLIRELQARGIRVPQDCSVTGFDGLEPPAGLPQVASMAVPHADIGSSAVARLVSRILHPNSPRRKILVEARLVDGATIGPAPSGAIVS